The window GGACACCACCCCTGGGTGTTGGGGAGGGCTCATTTgtgagaaagagggagaaagtaCCTTAGAACCACCTCTGCCAGCCTGTTTTTGAAAAGAGTGTCCTTAAAACACCTGGTGTGCACTGAGCATGTGATCTGCGGTCGTGCTGTCTTAGTGCAAATGTCTAACCCTTCTTCTGAGACATTTACAGCAGTTTGCACTTCTATTGGCAAATCTAATCTTAAAATTCAAATTGGAAgttaataaaaaaccccactccAATTTGTGCATCAGCAGTTCAAGGTGACAGGGGACCATTTTCACTGACTTTCTTGTTAGAAAGACTGACCTTTCTGTTCCTCTCACGGATGACCAGCACAGGCAGTTTTACAAGCTGCTCGACCTCGGGGTCTCTGATTACTGTAACACCATCCCCAGTCGGGAGCCTGGTGTGCAGCCCTTGAGCTGGGTCCTTCCAAGGGCTGGAGAAGGATGGGTTACACTTCCAGCGCCAGGcagacagcagggagggacagtGGCTCATCCAGAATGAAATTTAGGGGAGGAACaaatcaagagcagccctgctgagaaggatgGTTTTAATGGCAGGGATGAgcacctgcagcaggatggCACGAAGGGCACAGATTCCAGTAAAAGCTAAAAAGGGAATGCATCCACAACTTCTTCCTAAAGTCCAGCATGCTTCTAAAGTAATTAATTAATGCACTATCCCTAATTTGTTGTTGATTACGGCAGGTCGAGTTGGGAGCTTCCCGATCTACTGGACGGTAAAATCCAGGCCATCAGTGACTCAGACGGGGTGAACTATCCCTGGTACGGAAACACGACAGAAACCTGCACCATCGTGGGTCCCACCAAGAAGGAGTCCAAGTTCAACATCAGCATGAACGACAACTTCTACCCGAGCGTGACGTGGGCCGTGCCCGTCAGCGAGAGCAACGTGGCCAAGCTCACGAGCATCCACCGGGATCAAAGCTTCACCACCTGGCTGGTGGCGACCAACACGGCCACCAACGAGATGGTGACCCTGCAGACTATCAAATGGCGCATGAGGCTGGGCATCGAGGTCAACCCCAGCAGGCCCCTGGGGCAGCGTGCCAAGCTGCAGGAGCCCTCTGCCCaagagcagccccaggtccttAGCAAGAATGAGCCAATACCACCCAGTGCCCTTGTCAAACCCAATGCCAATGATGCTCAGGTACTCATGTGGAGGCCAAAGGACGGACCACCACTCGTGGTGATACCTCCCAAACATCGGTAATACACACCTGGCGTCCCCGGCACCAAAAAAGGGAGAACACAAAAACCTGAAGCAAAACAATCACTTAGGTATTAGGATACACATGTATAATCTGAGCAAAATCAAAATGCACTTTTTATTCATTCAACAAATGCAACCATTCTACCTTCTCCCATTGGGACGGATTTCACTGTGCTAAAGCTAAAGAGGAGACCTTTGGACTGGGTCTGTCTCATCACTGGATTTCTAAGGGAAGAAACTAACACTGATGTCTACcctatagctttttttttttccttccctactTTAGTTCCTGTTTGAATTTCAGTCTCATTAGCTTGTCCAGACTGCCCAGAACAATAAGAACATTTTATTTGGgattttaagaaattatttttttttcttttcggTTGAGAACGAAACAAGTTCCTGGAGCAAAAAGTTGACTATTTAAgataagggatttttttttttttttttaaagcagtaagGTTCTGAGTTGCAAATCCAAGTCATGCGGCCTTATGTAGACTTTGCTTTGCATTGCCAAACTTTTGCCTTAAAGctatgtttgaaaaaaaaaaaacagaaaacaaacaacaaaaacaccaCCAGGCAGAATGTCCTTTCTACAGAATTTTGGAGAGAAAATTTTGAAGCCAGGAATAGATTGTCAGTGTGGCACGGGCTGATGGATGAAAAGGGCATGAAATTGGAAGAAGCGAGATACgagataaaaagaaaacctcCCTGGTTTTAAAACCTGAAACAAGGAAGCACGGTAATAATCTCAGTTTCAAAGCAATGCAAATAACAAACCTGCTGTCAGCTGGCTCTGGAATGGGAGCTACCAGGCCATCTCCCTACTTTGCAGGAGGGGTAGGAAGCAGCTCACGCTGCTCACCCGTGGTGATCTCAGCCTCCCGTTAACATTTCAATATGGGATAACCTCACAGCTGGAATTGTGGCCCTGGGAGTCAGTATCAGTCAAGGGGTGGATGTCCCACTGTGTTTGTCTTCAGGACACACAGATGTTTGCCCAACTAGCCCATAGTCTCACTTTCTCATGGATAAGCTTGTGCACTGGCTGTTGTTGGGTGAAGCTCTGTCGCCCCGTTTTCCCATGAAATTCCAATGACGGTGCTGTACAAAGAGCAGGATATAAAAAGCATCCTTCTGAAGTCATTGGAGACTCATGGGTGTCAGCAAGGGCAGATCTTATCTACCAAGCCTACCCAGCAATATCCATGATTCAGGAACAGCCACATCTGAAAACTAAAGGCACCCATTCCCAGCAAACACAGCAGAGACAGCTGTGGAAAACTCTTCCTCCTGTGATAACAAACCACACTGGGGTTagataattttcttcccagtgacctcccgacctacctgactgtcaggaatGGGGTACAGACAGGACCATGACACCATCCCTGTCTGGTCATGGCACAAACATCCACTGTAGCAAAGGGTGATGCACGAGAAGGTGCAGGCAGGGCAAGACCTGAGCCTTGGGTGTGGATCCTCAGTGAGGAAGGAGCatttggaggaggaggtggaacCTGTAGGGTTCAATAAGGACCAGATGGCTTCTGAGATAACCAGATGCACTTCTGCAGAGGAGGGTGGCACGGAGGAGCTGTTTGAATGGGAGGGACGTGGTTTGCAGGCAGAGGAAGTTCTGTGGTAAAGGTGGCATCTGGAAGCTGGGGCACAGGATGGGGAGCGGAGGatctgccctgctccagcacatggCCCGAGGCAGACCacttccctctgcagctccttcccctagaaaacatttcttcctcGTATTAACAACTTGCCTCAAGAGCTGAGACTGAGGAGAGCTCCGTGTGCCAGGTACAAGCCTGGCCCTGCTGAGCTGGTCTGAACAGGTCTCGCAACCCCACACGCGCTGCTCAAAAGGCTCTCCCCTCGGAGAGGCACCAATTAGCTGCTATTCCCACCTTTATCTTCCACACAGGACGTTACCAGCAAGAAATTCTCCTTCCTCACTTCTCCACAGCCACACCACCAACTTTGGCAGCAGGTTCAACGTcaccccctgcccagggaacaCACACCCAGATGTGTCCCCCACCAAGACAGCCTCCAACCAGCAAACAAGGATCTTGGGGCCCTGCAGCCATCCCCTCATCTCCAGGGGAGCCCACCCTCCTCCATCCACTGGCTTTCAGAGATGTTCAGCCACGGAGCTGCTCCCTTCCACAGTCAGATCTCCGAGGTGGGAAGTCCAGCATTACAAGCAGCTTGCAAATGACTGGACTGGATCAAACCCAAATCCATGAGCCAAAGGGTGCCTAGATCTAGGCTTTGGGACTATACAGGATGAAGCTAGAGAGACTTGGACTTGCACAGTCACTCTCTGTATTAAACTCCGTTTTCTTACCTGGATTCAGATCCAACTACATCTCTACTGGCACAGCCCTTTGGGACTTGTCTGTATTTTCTCCGAGGCAATACATGCAGAAGAGGACAAACTGTGAGCTGTGGGTGAATAGCTGATCACACTCACATGCATCTCAGCTGCCACTGAGGTGCTCTCCTGGGCAGTCCTGTGGGTGGGAGCAGAAGGGGGATTTGTGTTTGGTATTCACTTTGTCTCCAGGTGCTGAGTACTTACAGTTCTCACTGATGTCAGCTTGGTCAAAGGAATCGGGCCCAGTTGTCTTAATTAGCTGCACGAAGGAATTCCAAGGAAAGATTTCTTCTCAGTCACCAAAAACCACATTCAGGGAACACCTCTGTCCTTTTCCACTTAGCTTTGTGTTGGACTTTAGTCTCCCAGTGCATTAAGTAAATCTGGTTCCTCCTATTCCCTCTACCTGGTGGACTGGATGCATCCATGCAATTTGGTAGTAACCTCTTGGCTAATTTGTCCTGTTGCACTGAACGGACCCAGCTAAGCAGTAAATACAAAATTCAAATTTCACGTTGGGGTTGGCTTTGCATGGACTCCTCCCTTCCCAAAGAATGCCTTTATCCCGTGCCTAGGTCAAAACGTGCCCCTCCACCTCCATTTGCATCACCAGACATGGCACAGAAAGTGATGCTGCCTCTTGAGATTTCATGCGTTGTGATTCAAAGTGATGTTTTCCCAATGCTGCTTCGTTACAGAACTGATTGGGACAGATTGTCTATAAAAGGAAGGATGGCTGGAAGTAACAGGGCTCTAGACACCACTGTTGCTCCAGCTGGTTAATGGCTGTGTGGTTAGAACAGGGATTGGCAGGGTCCCAGTGGGGACTTAAATATCTGGGGACCTGGGGCATCCTGCACTGAGCAAGGTGGTAAATGAGCAGAGGTAAATCAAGCTCCTTCTCTGGCAGCTTTTTGCAGAACAAGGAATACACAAAGGATACGCTGGGAAGGTGATGAGGCACCAACATGGGATACGGGTGTGTCTCTGCCTCACCCCTCCCATCAACGATTGGAGCTCTTTACAGCCCCAAATCCCCACAGGAGCTGAGTGTGCAGCCTGACCATCCCTGTCAAAGCCCTGTCGTGGTGCAgggtgggaagcaggagggctgagaccctcccctgcacccactccccagccagggacaggcaggggctgccgAGCCTGGCCAAGGTGCCGAGCAGCATCACAGACCTTGTGGTTCTCCTTTCCTACCCTAGACACCGAGATGAGCGTGGGAAGAGAGGGGCAGCCCCTCGGAGAGTCAGTCAAGACCCTCAGCAGCCTTGGGGAGGGATAGAGACCTGTAGAGCCGGCGTGACAGAGAGCAAGGCTGGGCCCAGCAGTGGGGGGAAGGCGAGGGCTGCCCAAGCCCCGGCACCGCcgtccctcctgccctggctcctggcGCAGCAATAAGAATCGTCCTTGGTCTTGCAGAGATactgtgaaaacaaaaccaagatgTACCGAGTCTGGACACTTAAcagagatgtaaaaaaaaaaaacaaaccccaaaaccctgCTTTTATAACAGACGGAGAAATAAAGTGAAATTTTCAAACGCGTCTGCCTGGAGTCGTTTCGGCGGTGgctgtttttaaacaaatggcTCTGTGCTCGCGTTTCAAGGCAGCGATAAACACCCTGTTTACCAGGAGTGCCTTCTCTCTCCATATCAACTCTTAGGCCACAGCAGACAAAGCTTTCTGGTGAAAAACACCGACATCCTGCATTTTTCATTACCAGGCTGCTGCACATCTTGGGGCAGCCGGAGCTGGGCTGGTTGGTGCAGGCAGTGGCTGAACTTCTGCACAGTTCAGTTTCCTGACCCTGTTTGCTTATTTAGCAAAAGCCAGGTCAGATGTTCACTGTAAATACCACATCTGGAgagagcacagccctgggcaaaGGAGAGAGtaaaagctgctgcagcccacGATTGGTTTTCAAAGACCACCTGTATTCATTCCATTATTCATTGCTTCCCTCAAAATTATCACGTTtagcttttctttgctttccagcAAAGGAAACTGCTGCCATGAATTCTGGAGAGCAGGGGTTGCCTGGTcaagcagccagcacagctccactgctgATCCCTTAAATCCACCCTGGCACCTTCCAGCTCTGTCCTCCAGCCCCTCCTACCACAGCCCGATCCCACTGCGGGCTCCTGTCCCACCAtctgtgcccagggaagggacacagTTTCTCCTTTTTACATTTTACCCAGGGGCTGGACCCTCAcctctggggacccccccagcaAGGTGCAGCTCACATGGGTGTCCCCCTTTGCTGCACCTCCCTGGGGTGAGTGAGAGCCTGTCCAGGCCCATTACACCCCTCAAAGGTTCCAGCCAACCCTACCAGAGCCAGGCAGCAGTGAGATGTGGCACCACCACCCAAACCCACCGAGGTGTGTGCCCACATAATCCATGGAGAGCCACAGAGTCCATTTGGGAAGCTCCACCAGCACATGGCAGTGACACAAACCCAAgtgcaggaagggaagggaaggaaggaaacgTACTGGAGGAAAGGAATGTGCATGGATGGAGCCTGAGCAGGGGAGAGGACGGGCTCTGAGTGGGATTCCTTTCCAGAGTGGAAACTGTCCAGCCTCATCTGTTGATAGCAGGTTAAATTTAGATGTTCCACttttggagggagggagaggtaGGGAGGGGACACCAGCCAAGTCACAGCTGCTTTGGGAGACACCCTGAAAAAGCCAAAAGCACACAGTCACTCACTGTCTGCTCAGAGACTTGGGAACCCCCTCGCACGAGGGatgaggaggatggagggaagcACATGGGCTGgtgagcccagcacagcctggggggTGCTGGAGCCCTGTTCTGGTGCTTCAGGTGACACCAACACCAATCCTTGACTGCAGCACATCTGTGAATGCTGAGGCTACAAATTAAAGGTTTTGTTCCTTGGCTTTGTGATTTTCTAACCTCAGTTTTAAGCAGACTGAGGCAGCGGTTACTTTGTTTGAAGAAATACCCTCTGACCCCCACAGTTCCTGCTTGAAACTTTGCAGGGAAGTCCCTTTGCTGATGCAAATCAGGTTTTGTTTCCTATTTCTCCTCTCTCGAATCTTAAGCTGCTCATGTGCAGCAGCTGCAAATGCTCATTTTACTCCTTcatgttttaaagcaaaaatatttttagcaa is drawn from Pseudopipra pipra isolate bDixPip1 chromosome 20, bDixPip1.hap1, whole genome shotgun sequence and contains these coding sequences:
- the FAM78A gene encoding protein FAM78A, with the translated sequence MGCIQSISCKSKVFRESISVIEVKASIDPIPTSIDESSSVVLRYRTPHFRASAQVLVPPLPKKETWIVGWIQACSHMEFYNHYGEQGMSSWELPDLLDGKIQAISDSDGVNYPWYGNTTETCTIVGPTKKESKFNISMNDNFYPSVTWAVPVSESNVAKLTSIHRDQSFTTWLVATNTATNEMVTLQTIKWRMRLGIEVNPSRPLGQRAKLQEPSAQEQPQVLSKNEPIPPSALVKPNANDAQVLMWRPKDGPPLVVIPPKHR